The sequence CAAAGCATATACTCAAAGAGACGGATTTTAACCTAACAATAATAGACAATCTATCCACCGGTTTTATAGAGACAATAGAAACCCTAAAAACTATCAGGGCGTTTGAGTTTGTGAATTTGGATTTATCGGATTGGAATGACTTAAAAAAATTATTTGAAACACATGAATTTAATGCTGTTATACACTTTGCGGCAAGTCTTATTGTGCCAGAGAGTGTTGAAAATCCACTTAAATATTACCTAAACAACACATCCAACGGAACATACCTGATAAAATGCTGCATAGACCACAATGTTAATTATTTTATATTCTCATCAACAGCAGCTGTATATGGCGAGCCAAAATTAACAACCAACGATAAAATCAAAGAAACCCATCCAACAAACCCGATAAACCCATACGGCCAAAGTAAGTTGTTCATAGAAAAGATATTAAAAGATACAGCAAAAGCCCATAATGGCTTTAAATATGTAGCTTTAAGGTATTTTAATGTTGCAGGGGCTGATAAAGGGGGTTTGATAGGTCAAAGCACAAAAAACGCCACACACCTAATAAAAGTGGCAGCCCAAACAGCTTTAGGCAAAAGGGATAAAATGTATATATTCGGTGATGATTATCCTACACCGGATGGCACATGTATCAGGGATTATATCGATGTGGATGATTTGGCTTTAGCCCACATAAAAGCCTTAAAATACATACCCAAAAACGAAAGCGGTGTGTTTAATTGTG comes from Hippea maritima DSM 10411 and encodes:
- the galE gene encoding UDP-glucose 4-epimerase GalE; translation: MKILITGGAGYIGSHVAKHILKETDFNLTIIDNLSTGFIETIETLKTIRAFEFVNLDLSDWNDLKKLFETHEFNAVIHFAASLIVPESVENPLKYYLNNTSNGTYLIKCCIDHNVNYFIFSSTAAVYGEPKLTTNDKIKETHPTNPINPYGQSKLFIEKILKDTAKAHNGFKYVALRYFNVAGADKGGLIGQSTKNATHLIKVAAQTALGKRDKMYIFGDDYPTPDGTCIRDYIDVDDLALAHIKALKYIPKNESGVFNCGYGKGFSVKEVIQTMKEVSGNDFEVEITDRRKGDPAILVADNTKIVNSMGWSPKYNNLKLICKTALEWERKIK